One Pyrococcus furiosus DSM 3638 genomic window, AAGCGGTGAAGGAAGGAATGAACTCTGATGTTCCCACGGTTATAGACGTCCCAATCCATCCGGAGGATGATGTTCTCCCAATGGTTCCTCCTGGGCAACACATCTCAAACGTTGTGACAAGGTATTGAGGTGGTTAGAGTGGTAAAGGTTTGGTATGACAACGAGGTAAGTATGGATATACTCAAGGACAAGACCGTGGCTGTTATAGGGTATGGAAGCCAGGGTGAAGCACAGGCAAAGAACATGAGGGATTCCGGAGTCCACGTTATACTTGGCCTAAGGCCAGAAGGGAACTCCTGGAAGAGGGCTCAGAAGGATGGGTTTGAGGTCTATACTATAGAGGAGGCAACTAAGAGGGCTGATATAGTCCACATACTCATTCCAGACCTTGTTCAGCCGAAGGTCTACAAGGAGAAGATAGCGCCTTACCTAAGAGAAGGACAGGCTCTTGGGTTCTCCCATGGCTTCAACATCCACTATAAGCAGATTGTTCCTCCAGAGTACGTTGATGTGATAATGGTTGCTCCAAAAAGCCCAGGGAGGAGAGTTAGAGAGGTTTTCCTTGAGGGCTTTGGCGTTCCAGCCCTTATAGCAGTTTATCAAGACTACACTGGGCATGCAAAGGAACTTGCCTTGGCCATGGCTAAGGCAATAGGGGCAACAAGAGCTGGGGTAATTGAGACGACATTCAAGGACGAAACTGAGAGTGATCTAATAGGAGAGCAGCTTGTCTTAGTTGGGGGCCTTATAGAATTAATCAAGAAGGGCTTTGAAGTTTTAGTTGAGCTGGGGTATCCTCCAGAGCTAGCCTACTTTGAAGCATGTAATGAGGCAAAGCTGATAATGGACTTGATCTATGAAAGAGGATTTACAGGAATGCTAAAGGCAGTGTCAGATACGGCAAAGTACGGGGGGCTAACCGTAGGGCCTAAGGTCATTGACGAGCACGTTAAGGAAAACATGAGGAAATATGCCGAAAGAGTGAGGAGTGGAGAATTTGCGAAAGAGTGGATATCAAAGGCAGATAAGGCTGATGAAGTTCTCAAAGAGCTAATGAAAGAGATCGAGGAGCACGAGATCGAAAAAGTTGGAAGGTTCATTAGGAGAATGTCAGGCCTTGAAAAGTGATTTCTCCCCTTTCCACTTTTTTGGAGGGAAAGTGATGGCGAGGAAGATAAAGATTTTCGACACTACACTAAGGGATGGAGAGCAGACCCCAGGAGTTAGCTTAACAGTAGAAGAAAAGATAGAGATAGCAAAGCAACTGGCAAGGCTTAATGTAGATGTCATTGAGGCAGGATTCCCAATATCTTCTCCTGGGGAATTTGAGGCTGTAAAGAGAATAGCTAGGGAGGTTAGAGGCCCAACAATTGCGGCTTTAGCTAGGGCCGTAAAGAAGGATATAGATGCCGCAGGAGAAGCCCTAAAGGATGCAGAAAGCAAGAGAATACATACATTCATAGCAACCTCACTAATTCACATGAAGTATAAGC contains:
- the ilvC gene encoding ketol-acid reductoisomerase; translation: MVKVWYDNEVSMDILKDKTVAVIGYGSQGEAQAKNMRDSGVHVILGLRPEGNSWKRAQKDGFEVYTIEEATKRADIVHILIPDLVQPKVYKEKIAPYLREGQALGFSHGFNIHYKQIVPPEYVDVIMVAPKSPGRRVREVFLEGFGVPALIAVYQDYTGHAKELALAMAKAIGATRAGVIETTFKDETESDLIGEQLVLVGGLIELIKKGFEVLVELGYPPELAYFEACNEAKLIMDLIYERGFTGMLKAVSDTAKYGGLTVGPKVIDEHVKENMRKYAERVRSGEFAKEWISKADKADEVLKELMKEIEEHEIEKVGRFIRRMSGLEK